The Pyrus communis chromosome 2, drPyrComm1.1, whole genome shotgun sequence genome includes a window with the following:
- the LOC137726458 gene encoding TMV resistance protein N-like: MDKVHNWRVTLTKAANLSGFDNANRARTDADLIDRIVKHVLKQLSRKSSSDLKGLFGIESRIKDVKSLLCIDSPSVLTIGIWGMGGIGKTTLADAVFNRLSCEFEASCFLANVSEEYAKHGPNHVRDKLLCQLLKQNDLSVDTPSIGSPFVKERLHRTKVFVVLDAVDKIDHIELLAGDDAWFGPGSRIIITTRDKSLLEKKNIQDSKIYRVQGLPDDEALKLFNLNAIGNSTPQTDYAELSGKVLDYVKGLPLGLKVLGSLFFHCKRKEEWEDIWNKLKKYPDKKIQNVLRLSYNGLDDNEKEIFLDIACFHRGMVVDYVKRRLQIRGFYPTGIEALIAKSLISISKWGCIEMHDMIQEMGQQIVREQCCDDPGKRNRLFDAEDIHRVLENNAGSATVQSIVLNGSNNRNLRLSPESFKKMYNLNSLEITTPLYISQDLESLPTALRSLYGERYHLKSLPTKFSLQNLANVERRPES; encoded by the exons ATGGACAAGGTGCACAACTGGAGGGTTACTTTGACGAAAGCAGCCAATCTATCTGGGTTTGATAATGCAAACAGAGCCAG GACGGATGCAGATTTAATTGACAGAATTGTCAAGCATGTTCTGAAACAATTGAGTCGCAAATCGTCAAGTGATTTAAAGGGCCTATTTGGAATTGAAAGTCGCATTAAGGATGTTAAATCGTTACTATGCATTGATTCACCAAGTGTTTTGACGATAGGTATTTGGGGCATGGGTGGTATTGGGAAGACCACCCTTGCTGATGCTGTATTCAACCGACTCTCTTGTGAATTTGAAGCATCTTGTTTTCTTGCAAATGTTAGCGAGGAATATGCAAAACATGGACCAAATCACGTGCGAGATAAACTTCTTTGTCAGCTTCTAAAGCAAAATGATCTAAGTGTCGACACTCCATCTATAGGGTCACCTTTTGTAAAAGAGAGGCTACACCGTACAAAGGTCTTCGTCGTTCTTGATGCTGTGGATAAAATAGACCACATAGAGCTTCTGGCTGGAGATGATGCTTGGTTTGGCCCCGGAAGTAGAATCATTATCACAACTAGAGATAAAAGTCTACTTGAGAAAAAGAATATTCAGGATTCTAAGATATACAGGGTTCAAGGGTTACCTGATGATGAAGCTCTTAAGCTATTTAATTTGAATGCTATCGGAAATAGCACTCCTCAAACAGATTACGCAGAATTGTCGGGAAAGGTGTTAGATTATGTCAAAGGTCTTCCTTTAGGTCTCAAAGTTTTGGGTTCCTTATTTTTTCACTGCAAGAGAAAAGAAGAATGGGAAGATATATGgaacaaattgaagaaatatCCCGACAAAAAAATTCAGAATGTGTTGAGACTGAGTTACAATGGATTGGACGACAATGAGAAGGAGATATTTCTTGATATAGCATGTTTTCATAGAGGCATGGTAGTGGACTATGTAAAAAGAAGGTTACAGATTCGTGGTTTCTATCCGACTGGAATTGAAGCTCTCATCGCTAAGtctctcatatcaatttcaaaatgGGGATGCATAGAGATGCATGATATGATACAAGAGATGGGTCAGCAAATTGTACGTGAACAATGTTGTGACGACCCTGGAAAACGCAATAGGTTGTTCGATGCTGAGGATATCCATCGGGTTTTGGAAAATAATGCA GGAAGTGCAACAGTTCAGTCGATAGTCCTCAACGGGTCTAACAATAGAAACCTACGCTTGAGTCCTGAATCCTTCAAAAAGATGTATAATCTGAACTCGTTGGAGATTACTACTCCTTTGTACATTTCTCAAGATCTTGAGTCTCTCCCCACTGCTCTTAGATCTCTTTACGGGGAGAGATACCATTTGAAATCGTTGCCAACAAAGTTTTCTCTACAAAATCTAGCTAATGTGGAACGAAGGCCAG AATCTTAG
- the LOC137726782 gene encoding mitochondrial phosphate carrier protein 1, mitochondrial-like — protein sequence MRGVEGRFCEEFSPAYYGLCTVGGMLSAGATHLAITPLDVLKVNMQVNPIKYNRMGTGFSTLWKEQGPSSLWRGWSGKLFGYGVQGGCRFGLYEYFKKLYSDALIDHNKSTIFFLSSASAQVFADVALCPFEAVKVRVQTQPYFAKGLVDGFPKLYLAEGITGFYRGLLPLWGRNLPFSMIMFTTFEHSVDLIYRKFMQRRKEECSRAQQLGVTCLAAYAAGAVGTVVSNPADNIVSSLYNKKAANVMQAVKNIGLINLFTRSLPVRITLVGPVVTLQWFFYDSIKVLCGLPSSGGLSRRLEEANLSAE from the exons ATGAGAGGGGTTGAAGGAAGATTTTGTGAGGAATTTTCACCTGCATATTATGGGCTGTGTACTGTTGGAGGAATGCTCAGTGCTGGCGCTACCCATCTCGCAATCACGCCACTTGATGTCCTGAAAGTTAATATGCAG GTAAATCCAATTAAATATAACAGGATGGGTACAGGGTTTTCTACTCTTTGGAAAGAACAaggcccttcttctctttggaGAGGTTGGTCTGGAAAGCTTTTTGGATATGGTGTTCAGGGTGGCTGCAGATTTGGTCTCTACGAATACTTTAAGAAGCTTTACTCAGATGCATTGATAGATCATAACAAGAGTACCATATTCTTCCTCAGCAGTGCATCTGCTCAAGTATTTGCTGATGTGGCTCTCTGTCCTTTTGAAGCCGTTAAAGTCCGAGTTCAAACACAGCCCTACTTTGCAAAAGGCTTGGTTGATGGGTTTCCAAAGTTGTACTTAGCTGAAGGGATAACTGG TTTTTACAGAGGACTCTTACCACTATGGGGTCGAAATCTTCCAT TCTCGATGATAATGTTCACGACGTTTGAGCACTCAGTTGATCTGATTTATCGCAAGTTTATGCAAAGGAGGAAAGAGGAATGCTCAAGAGCCCAACAGCTTGGCGTGACATGTTTAGCGGCCTATGCTGCAGGAGCTGTTGGTACCGTTGTCTCCAACCCTGCAGACAACATTGTTTCCTCTCTTTACAATAAAAAGGCTGCCAATGTGATGCAG GCTGTGAAGAACATTGGGCTCATTAATCTGTTTACTCGAAGTCTTCCTGTTCGAATTACACTTGTCGGCCCTGTTGTTACCTTGCAGTGGTTTTTCTATGACAGCATCAAAGTTCTTTGTGGATT GCCATCTAGTGGAGGGCTTTCCAGGCGTCTTGAAGAAGCTAACCTATCAGCTGAATAA